The following is a genomic window from Pan paniscus chromosome 18, NHGRI_mPanPan1-v2.0_pri, whole genome shotgun sequence.
AGCGGGGTATTAGGTTAGGGGAGAAACCTCCAAATGTTTAACAGACAAAGTCTCATTACCTCaagagtataaatatttttataagtttttatttaaaagattccCTTTTTAATCTGTTCCAAAGTGTTGGAAGCTGAACTATACAAGTTCCTGCCACCCATCCTTCCAGTACAGTTTTCTGAGGACatactttttaaatggaaaaataacagGAGGACCCTCTAACTGAAACCAGGTAGGCCCAGAGTGAGCTCCTCAGGCCCCTGTGGCAGCCTGGCCAAAGCTGGCCTTTATGGAGCCAGCGCGTGGAGAAGTCTAGGGAACCGGGGCCCTCCCTCTTGTGAGGAAAGGGCTGAGCAAACTCATGTTCTCTTTAGTGAAATGGTCCAAATTCAGATCCAAAAGCCTCCATTATGGCATTCCCTGGCACTCTTCTTATACTTTATACATTGAAGGCAGCTCCCTCTTTTATGGCCAGTATAAGCaggcaaagaaacaaaggaatatagatacatatatgtgtatatatatattttatataggtaaaatatatacatattttatatatgtatatatacatatttgggggtagggaaaggagaggagggtCATGTAAACCTAAACAGTCATCACATTACCCCAAATGAGCCTGACTTtaacaaaaagataataaataactcCTGGGGGTTAAGTGACAACATGGGTGCAGCAAGAAGGGAAAGGGCACAAATTTAACTATTAAATACACTTTGATATTTGTTTGGCAGAGTTCAGGCCAACCCCAGGCTTCTGCCCTTGCCAGACAAGTAAGCTGatgatattcaaagaaaaaaataaaaatattaaaaaaaaaaaattcaagcagaGCTCCATACCACAGTTTTCCTTCAAGTCAGTTGGCCGGCAGGCAGTTTCCCGACCACCAGGAACAGAAACTTTGGCTCCAAggcaaatgaaacaaacaaacaaaaaaaagtatttccactTACAACATGAAAATACAGAAACttcatcaaagaaagaaaactatcaaaGAAGTCTACTTCCAGCAAAACTGAGGTAGCACTGCTTTCTCCGCATTCAATGCTTAAGTGGTTCTCAGTACAACGTGTTCTTAAAAAATGCTCACTTGACTGACAGGTGCAGCATGTTGACGGAAAAACTCAACATGAAATGCAATAGGTCAAAGAAGGAATGAGCAAGAAGTGAGGGAAATCAGGGTTCTGGATAAATTAGCTTAAAAGGGGGTTGTCACCAGACTACAAATGCTCTTGGCTGGCCTTGGCTCTCCAAGAGCTCTAAATTGCCTGGGAATTAATGCAATGTGGTTAACAGTTAACACTGCTATTCAAATCTgtgtaaatctttaaaaataattattacaacCTAAATTCAACCATGTAAACAGCACTACACACAGTACAGACCTGCCCTGAAAAACAATATGCGAAACTGAGATCTGGCACTGTATCATTTTGTAATGTTAATTCAACCTAACAGTCCCATCCCCCCGCCCTGCTCTATGCCctcccctaccaaaaaaaaaaaaaaaaaaaaaaaacctaaatttgTGCAAGAAATGGCAGGCTTATTCTATCTGAAGGCttcaaaaaaagatacacaacatGTAACCAGGTTCAAATATTCTGGGAGATTCCCccaaaaaggaaataaccaaaataaccaaaaaaatgaagaaagtgcCTAAAACATGATACAGCATTTTAGAGCCCTTTCAGATACAAGGCAGAGAAAGGTGTAAAGTAGAAAATATCCGGATCTTCAGTAATTTCCAAAATGGTCCAATTCCTCAGTTGGCTGCAGGGCAGCTGGCAGATCCTTGCTGCTGCTCCTGGGACAGAGCCACTAAGTCTGCTCCTCGGGACACAAGCCCTCGGGCCCTGAGCTGAGTGcacctctcccttccccttctcttttccttcgCTCCATTTCCCACTCCACAAAGGTGTCAAAGAGACTTGGCCAGGCCTCATCTTCACTGTAGTTGCTGAGGTCAGGGCCAATCACCTGAGTGAAGTTAAGGAACATGTTCCAAGTGTCCCGGGAGATGCCCTTGATCCCCGAGGGGTTCTCTGTTAGGAAGTTTAGCCATTGGTCCAACACCGGAGGATTGTTCTGGGTAAAAACTAGTTTCCACAGGGCAATGGCTATTTCCCGATGCAGTGACCGCTGCCCTTCTTCAGAGTCCAGGCCAAACTGAAATGTAAACCGGTAGAGATCCTTGAATTTATCCTCTTGTTTGGCTTCTGTTAAGAGGCTAGGGAACCGTGCACAGATTCCGTCAATGCTGTCTGCACTTATTGCTTTGCAGCCATCAAAAAACTCCTTCCTacaacagaaaggaaaaggacaattaataattataaactaTACTATTTACAGGCAATATACATAGTGATTAAGAGCAAGGCTTTCAGGCCAGATGGTCTGAATTTGAATTCTAACTCCTCCAACTAATTAGTCCTATTTCCTTACTTGTCAAATGGTAAAAATACCACCTTACTTCATAGGGTTTTGGTGAGGACTAAACAAATTACTATTCTGCTtctaacagtgcctggcacacggtTGGCAGCTGATAatggttcatttattcattcattcatcttccCAAAGCTAAACTCAAGTATCCTGCTCCCTGCCCTGTTTCCCGCTCTGCAATAGCGATTAAGCTGCGGATTCTTTCTCCTTCCAGAGGAGGAGGCTTCCTGTTTCCCTTCTGATTCTCTATGGGTTGTTTGTTTGGGGTATATTTTTAGTGATTGCCAAGGGAGACTTCTGGAGCCAAGGATTCTGAACCTGGGTAATTCTACCACCAGAGATCAAAAttctattattaaaaaacaaaaattatgtatgtatttttaacatCTATACAACCCTTTCAGCTTACAGCATGGTCTCGCATTGATCATCTTCTCAGGGACTGTAGTATCTGCTGAAGAGGTGAGGCCTCTGAGGTCTGGAGGGTAACCTTCCTGGGGTGGGGGGCATGCAAACTACAAATTGTATGGCTAGGCCTCACAGTCAGTTCTTATTCATAACCCCGTGCTCTACAAACCACATTCTATAGGGACATATGACCAGAACAATATGCACAGCTACTGCTTAGTAACTGAGGCCAACTGACCTTATTATACACAGGCCTGGCTGAGGGCGGGCAACATGCTAAGTACTAGAAAGGGCAAGTGGCTtcatggagggagagaggcatATCCCCTCCCCAGAGGCACTTACTATATTGGTactcacagtgcctggcacatgctgGGCATACAATAAATATCGAGTGAGTGAACTGACAAGTAAaggagtaaaagaaaagaaaggtccaAGACAGCAGTGGGGCTGAGCAGCAACTTGGCCACCTGGCTCACCCTGGCTTATTTCTCATTTAAGGCAAAGATGAGCAGTGCCCAGTTACTCAGAAGCTGCCAAATAATGCTATGATAGGCCTGAAATTTGACCTATGAATTAGGCAAAGGCGttattctgcaaaaaaaaaaaaaagaaaaagaaaaaaaaaaaaccatagcgTACACATTAGAACCAGACATGAATCTTTATCAAAATCCAAATGCCTGGGCCTTCCCTGCTGAGATTCCTATTCAGTAGGTCTGCTGCAGAGCCAGGGAGATATATTTTAAACCCTTAGAGTCCAGAGGGGCTTCTCAGCATCATAACCACAACTTGGCTCAAAACATTCAAGCTTTAGAGAACctgatcagaaaaataaaaacttacccAAAACCCTATGAAGCCAACCCAGACCTATCCTAGCTGGGCACCACTGCCCAATGCTGTTCTCTTTCCTCCACTGCTCACCTGGCGACATAAAGTGTTTGTGACTAACCTGGTGAATTTGCACATGGTTGCAGCCTGGAACTTCCAAGCCAAGAGCAGCACTCGAAATTCTGTGGGGTCAACACACAGGTCATTGCAAAAGCGCTCCATGCCTTCCTCCAAAATTGCATCTTCCCGCTCATCCTTGTAGCGCCTGAACAGTTCTTCCAATCTTTGCAAGGAAGACTCCTCGGCATTGGACTTGGACTCCCTCCCAGCATCTCCCGAGGACGTCGGCAGCTGGCAGGCCTCAGTGGCAGCCTCGGCCTTCTTGGTCCCGTTGACGAGGATATCTCCACCTGGCTTGCCACAGGGTGGTACCTGCTCCTCACGGTGGCCTGCACCCCGCCTGCTGTGTGACTTGTTGCTGGGGTCACGGTCTCCATTTTTGCTGCCCAGGGTCGATGAGGGATTCTTACACTTGGTGACACACTGGCCCATGGTGCTGGTGGCCTGGCCTCTAGAGTGGACCCCTCTGGATTGGATGCCCTCGCTGCCGCTGGCCCATGTACCTCAACATGCCATCAGCCAGAGGAGCCAGCCAACCTGGAAGGAAATTAGAAAGCCATCACCTCTGGGTGGGGGAAATGGGGTATGGACCCTACCTTCTAGGGTGCACACTGGTTCACCGCTCTATTTCCATGAGCCAACAACGAACCATGGGAGAGACCCTGAGTTCATCATCCCCTTCACAGGCCAGCTCTGTAACTTCACCTTGGCGACGCAGTGGCTGGGGCACATATGGAGAACCAATGAGGGAAATTCCTAAAATTCTTAAGGTAACATAGATTTCAAAGAGGCCGATTCATATGTAGAATGCATCAAAGACTGACAGAAATATTCCAGAGGAAATCTGTCTTGCCAACTTGCCATCACATAAGAAAAGTTATTTGGACCTGGGTTAAGCCAGAAGGCACAAAGGAAGGGTTCATCTTCTAATTCCTAATGCCAACattctcagattttctttttcagtaggaTGAGTAGGGAGAAGGGGTGGCCCTATTCAGAACAATAGTCTCATAATGCCCTAATGATGAGGTTGTCAAGACTACAAGCAGGGGCCTAAGCCAAGCAGCAAAATGAAATTTGCCTCTGATCTCTCCAGATTCCTTTCTGGGCCTATCCCACACAGTAGGTGAAATGCCCTTGCTTTGCCCTACTCCATCCACCTATAGAAACCATCCACCAAGCCTATACTCCAAACCAAGTTTCCCAACTGAGGAGCTTCTTCTCCCCCAGGTCCTCAGCAAGGCTGTACTTAGAATGCAAGCCAAGTCCACAATAAATGTGATTGTCCTATAGGGCCTATAGGCTGAGCCTT
Proteins encoded in this region:
- the DCUN1D3 gene encoding DCN1-like protein 3; the encoded protein is MGQCVTKCKNPSSTLGSKNGDRDPSNKSHSRRGAGHREEQVPPCGKPGGDILVNGTKKAEAATEACQLPTSSGDAGRESKSNAEESSLQRLEELFRRYKDEREDAILEEGMERFCNDLCVDPTEFRVLLLAWKFQAATMCKFTRKEFFDGCKAISADSIDGICARFPSLLTEAKQEDKFKDLYRFTFQFGLDSEEGQRSLHREIAIALWKLVFTQNNPPVLDQWLNFLTENPSGIKGISRDTWNMFLNFTQVIGPDLSNYSEDEAWPSLFDTFVEWEMERRKREGEGRGALSSGPEGLCPEEQT